From the genome of Mixophyes fleayi isolate aMixFle1 chromosome 2, aMixFle1.hap1, whole genome shotgun sequence, one region includes:
- the C2H2orf49 gene encoding ashwin isoform X1: protein MAMALVGGRSGGLGQEYDLLHPELLSRDFLLLSLGQKNIAVEDAVNDKEKLTEIFVQHAMPLPQRALPKSRWGKMMESKRGEKKCEEPQKNAESGRKRPLIVFDGSSTSTSIKVKKTENGETALQIHPPCTEKNHSAPVGSGAAPTSPVSRLSHPPANRETRVVSIGNHGHMTSGPGSNMATPNVTQLPISAVKIKRAAPKEDSDVMNDLKPTEAKKKIQHVTWP from the exons ATGGCCATGGCTCTTGTTGGAGGTAGATCGGGGGGTTTAGGGCAAGAGTATGATCTTCTGCACCCGGAGCTACTCTCCAGGGACTTCCTGCTGCTGTCTCTAGGGCAG AAAAATATTGCAGTTGAAGATGCTGTGAATGACAAAGAGAAGTTAACGGAGATTTTTGTCCAGCATGCCATGCCCCTTCCTCAAAGAGCTTTACCCAAGAGCCGGTGGGGTAAAATGATGGAAAGTAAGAGGGGAGAAAAGAAATGTGAGGAGCCACAGAAGAA TGCTGAAAGTGGAAGAAAACGTCCCCTCATAGTGTTTGATGGCAGCTCCACTAGCACTAGCATAAAGGTGAAAAAGACAGAAAATGGAGAGACCGCTCTGCAAATTCATCCACCATGCACAGAGAAAAACCACAGCGCACCTGTCGGATCAGGAGCAGCGCCTACTAGCCCAGTGTCCCGCCTTAGCCATCCTCCTGCCAACAGAGAGACCAGAGTGGTCAGTATTGGTAACCATGGACATATGACCAGTGGGCCAGGAAGCAATATGGCAACAcccaatgtaacacagctacCCATCAgtgcagtaaaaataaaaagagctGCCCCAAAGGAGGACTCTGATGTAATG AATGACCTGAAGCCCACAGAAGCAAAGAAGAAAATTCAACATGTTACTTGGCCATGA
- the C2H2orf49 gene encoding ashwin isoform X3 has product MYRFPCKNIAVEDAVNDKEKLTEIFVQHAMPLPQRALPKSRWGKMMESKRGEKKCEEPQKNAESGRKRPLIVFDGSSTSTSIKVKKTENGETALQIHPPCTEKNHSAPVGSGAAPTSPVSRLSHPPANRETRVVSIGNHGHMTSGPGSNMATPNVTQLPISAVKIKRAAPKEDSDVMNDLKPTEAKKKIQHVTWP; this is encoded by the exons ATGTACAGGTTTCCGTGT AAAAATATTGCAGTTGAAGATGCTGTGAATGACAAAGAGAAGTTAACGGAGATTTTTGTCCAGCATGCCATGCCCCTTCCTCAAAGAGCTTTACCCAAGAGCCGGTGGGGTAAAATGATGGAAAGTAAGAGGGGAGAAAAGAAATGTGAGGAGCCACAGAAGAA TGCTGAAAGTGGAAGAAAACGTCCCCTCATAGTGTTTGATGGCAGCTCCACTAGCACTAGCATAAAGGTGAAAAAGACAGAAAATGGAGAGACCGCTCTGCAAATTCATCCACCATGCACAGAGAAAAACCACAGCGCACCTGTCGGATCAGGAGCAGCGCCTACTAGCCCAGTGTCCCGCCTTAGCCATCCTCCTGCCAACAGAGAGACCAGAGTGGTCAGTATTGGTAACCATGGACATATGACCAGTGGGCCAGGAAGCAATATGGCAACAcccaatgtaacacagctacCCATCAgtgcagtaaaaataaaaagagctGCCCCAAAGGAGGACTCTGATGTAATG AATGACCTGAAGCCCACAGAAGCAAAGAAGAAAATTCAACATGTTACTTGGCCATGA
- the C2H2orf49 gene encoding ashwin isoform X2: MGPSDATSARGAGCCGSLWPWLLLEKNIAVEDAVNDKEKLTEIFVQHAMPLPQRALPKSRWGKMMESKRGEKKCEEPQKNAESGRKRPLIVFDGSSTSTSIKVKKTENGETALQIHPPCTEKNHSAPVGSGAAPTSPVSRLSHPPANRETRVVSIGNHGHMTSGPGSNMATPNVTQLPISAVKIKRAAPKEDSDVMNDLKPTEAKKKIQHVTWP; encoded by the exons ATGGGCCCCTCTGACGCCACTTCCGCCCGAGGTGCAGGGTGCTGTGGGAGCTTATGGCCATGGCTCTTGTTGGAG AAAAATATTGCAGTTGAAGATGCTGTGAATGACAAAGAGAAGTTAACGGAGATTTTTGTCCAGCATGCCATGCCCCTTCCTCAAAGAGCTTTACCCAAGAGCCGGTGGGGTAAAATGATGGAAAGTAAGAGGGGAGAAAAGAAATGTGAGGAGCCACAGAAGAA TGCTGAAAGTGGAAGAAAACGTCCCCTCATAGTGTTTGATGGCAGCTCCACTAGCACTAGCATAAAGGTGAAAAAGACAGAAAATGGAGAGACCGCTCTGCAAATTCATCCACCATGCACAGAGAAAAACCACAGCGCACCTGTCGGATCAGGAGCAGCGCCTACTAGCCCAGTGTCCCGCCTTAGCCATCCTCCTGCCAACAGAGAGACCAGAGTGGTCAGTATTGGTAACCATGGACATATGACCAGTGGGCCAGGAAGCAATATGGCAACAcccaatgtaacacagctacCCATCAgtgcagtaaaaataaaaagagctGCCCCAAAGGAGGACTCTGATGTAATG AATGACCTGAAGCCCACAGAAGCAAAGAAGAAAATTCAACATGTTACTTGGCCATGA